A section of the Octopus bimaculoides isolate UCB-OBI-ISO-001 chromosome 17, ASM119413v2, whole genome shotgun sequence genome encodes:
- the LOC106883906 gene encoding ER membrane protein complex subunit 8 produces the protein MVDYNVSLQAYCKILSHAAKYPHSSVNGVLLAEDTKVKDSNKCLKMVDTIPLFHVCLGLTPMLEFALTLIDIYCKSKGLVIGGYYQANESYCNSKPDNVAYLIGKKIQEYFADSCIFMVNNNKISPQCVSEAYKIYLYKDNMWKEADKKQTVEEETLLTASQVLETPAIYRKLMDFDNHFDDIKNDWRNIELNEILTNKDILKNYP, from the exons ATGGTGGACTATAATGTCAGTCTGCAGGCTTACTGTAAAATATTATCTCATGCAGCTAAGTATCCTCACAGTTCCGTTAATGGAGTTCTTCTCGCCGAGGATACTAAGGTGAAGGATTCCAATAAATGCTTAAAAATGGTGGACACTATCCCTTTGTTTCATGTCTGCTTAGGACTTACGCCGATGCTCGAATTCGCCCTGACGCTG atagatatatattgtaaaagTAAAGGTTTGGTCATTGGTGGATATTACCAAGCCAATGAAAGCTATTGCAATTCAAA ACCTGATAATGTTGCCTATTTAATTGGCAAGAAGATACAGGAATATTTTGCagattcatgtatatttatg gtgaataataacaaaatatcacCTCAGTGTGTATCAGAAGCTTACAAAATTTATCTTTATAAAGACAACATGTGGAAAGAAGCTGACAAAAA ACAAACAGTTGAAGAAGAGACCCTTCTCACTGCATCCCAAGTATTGGAGACACCAGCAATATATCGCAAACTCATGGATTTTGATAACCACTTTGACGATATCAAAAATGATTGGCGAAATATAGAgctaaatgaaatattaactaacaaggatattttgaagaattatccctag